A stretch of DNA from Babesia bovis T2Bo chromosome 2, whole genome shotgun sequence:
AGATGTTGTCAAACTGGGATGTAAAACGCGCATTACGGAAGTGCCCAAACTAAATGAAGCTGCACTGGGAGTGCCGATACAAATAAAATGTCCACAGAACTGTTCACTAAACAGTAGGTTTGGATAGTAATAACATATTACACCCAGGTGATGATCTAGAATGCGAAGGAGGAAATGATGGGTTGTATTCCATAAGGACACCTATATGCATAGcagcaatacactctggAGAATATAGCAGAAATGTGACCTTGGAGGTCAAAAAGGCAGCGGCACCAACGGAATTCGAGGGGTTCTACCAAAACGGTATAGAAAGCACTAGTGTGCCATCAATGGTTGGCGATGTTGCATTTACAGTGGAACGTATCCAAGATGAATGTACATACCATAAAGTTGAACCCAAGGTCAACCGTAACCAAAAGAAAAGTAAACCGAGTGTCACAGTGAAGCCTAAAAGCAAAGTTAGTACACCAACGAGGCTGTTTAATAACCCACTTAAAATTGATCCTGCAACAGGAGATGCCATAGGAGCCCTGGTTACACAAGTTAACCAAAAAAGTGGAAAGGCAGCACCAGTCTTCCTAGAACTGTTCCACCATCATACATCAGAAACTATTGCGGGAGCTATACAGCACATTAAACTAGCAGATATGCAAAGGCAGCCGATTGAAGAAATTATGAACAAGCTTGATGACGGAGTACAAAATATGGAAAATAAAATCAAGTGGCTTGCTGCTAGAGTGATGTATAAAAAGAAGCCGCTAATAGAAGGAATTAAGAATATGAATAGAGAAAATGCTATCAACAGGTCTTACGAACCGTGGTCAGCCACAGCAGTGACACAAAGTAACCTCTTTGAGCAATTTCGTGCCATAACAGTAGGTGATGTACAGGGAGTACCCAAGTGGACTGTGTCACAACTATCACTTAAAGGAACTGCTGAAACGGtcatatcgcaaacatCGGAATTTGGAGTTAAAGGGCCACTGAGTGGAGCTATGCTGTGCGTATCGAATGCACAGTACTACGATTTCATTTACTCAGGAGCTTTATTCCCGGGAGGGAGTGGTACACTTGGAATGGCTTTCAGAGTAGTGGACGAAGATAACTACTACCTGTTCCAAATGGTACAACTTAACGGAGGTTATAAACGACTTATACGCGTGGTAAATGGAGATCCATACGAAATTGCAAAGATTGAAGATGGAGGGTTTGTTGATGGAGGTAAGTGTACCCTAGAGAACACTCACAGTGCACAGTATGGTACACCATCAGGATAGAAGCTAGGCAGTGTAGAATTGGAATAGCTGTTATACAAGGACTTGAGCCAGTCTTCGATATACCGAATAACTCTATAGACGTTATTGACTGCACACATACAAGTGGGAGTGTAGGTATATTCAGTGGGCAGATTAACCTGGTGCACTTTGCCAAACTGCATACGGAAACTTTACCCTGCCTAAGATATGACAAGCCGCCGCCACCACCCAAGCCTCCTATATGCAGTTTATACAGAGAGACTTACGCCACGGGAATAACGACTAACTGGAGAATTGTAGCCAATGGAGGACAGTGGAACTTCGAGGAAAATGTTGGTGGTGAACCGAAGGTAATGGCACATAGACAGCATCAAACAGTAGATAACAACCCGGAACCTTCAATGGCACTGCTTAAAGGAGGACGTAGCTGCAAGGCCGGAGTTTTTAGGACCGCCATGTTCCCACAATGCGATCCTACTGGAGCTATGGGATTGCTAGTACATTTTATAGATGGAGGGAATTATGTGTCCTTTGAATGCACAGGAAGACAGTGTGCCATCATACAGATGCACAAAGGAATGAAGAACACATTAGCAACTACTGAGCTCGCGAAGATAATAACAGGACAGTGGAATTTCGCGGAAGTTGTATTCAGAAAGGATGCCGTCACAGCGTCCATAGGAACACTAGAACCTGAGGCTATATTCATCAATACCGCGATCATAGAGGAAGTGGAACTTGGTGGAACTGTAGGATTATACAGCATGGGTTGCGCAGGATGTGCATTCGCAGAAATTGGGTTGAAACCAAACTACGCAGGCTCGACACAACCAAATGTACAACAGAAAAATGCAACTGAGGAGCAATGCTTAGCCGTTGATAGACTTGAGCATTGTAAGAGCATAGCACCATCTAAAATAGCAGCATGTGAAGCGGATTATTGCGCAATGTGCTGTGAGCAACATCATATAGATGCACCAACAGCACAGGATATATGTTACCAAAGATGTAGAGGACAGGATCATTTGGCCGTGCTATTACAAACCACAGCAGATACCTACTGGAGACAGTGTGCCCAAAAACTGGATTCACAAAATAACACGCAAAATGCAGAAGCAATCACTGATTGCGAACTGTGCTGCGAATCTACCAGGATTATACAAGGAGTCCCGAACAGTGTAAACCGTGCTGCAAAAACACGATGTAAAACACTGTGTAACACCtgaattatataacataggGGACTATGCTGTACACCGTATGCAGCTCGCTTGGTAAAAATGCCGCAATGTACCACTTGCGGTGCGATAATgctgaaatatatatacaggagTCCCTAGAACGTACCCTGCACGATCATAGCAGTAGACACAAAGAAAAAACATGAAAACCTgcataatatatcatatacTACGAATAACCTACATCTCAACATTACATAGTAATGATAGGTACACTATCACCTCAGAACAGTAATGCGGACAGAGTATGTAGTTAAAAAGTCCACCAGTAGGCACGCCATAGGTTACCTCACCAAAACGACGTGAACCTCGCTTGGTagtgtgtaatatatagtgAGATTTAAACTGTAAACTTTGTACATCACAACGTAAAACCTACTTGCATATATTGCGATACGATGAAGGCGGCCACGTGAAGAGCAGAAATGTGATAGTCGGGATGGCACAAAGCGATTGGTACAAAAAAGTAATAACTGTTAATATATTAGAGAACAGAGCAGATGCACTAAAGCTTTGGGGATATCAATTATGTAACAAAAAAGATAGAGTAACCGAAATGAAACATAAACATAATCTTGAATATACACCATGTACAACAAAAAGTATTATAGACAAATGTTAACCTACCATGCGCCAAATATATAAGCAGTAAAATGCATACTAGAACTTGGAAGAACGTTGAATAAATACTTCTGCTCTAAATAACGTCGAATTAAATGAACGCCAAACAAAGCGCGAAAAGGATTAAAAAGGTTCCATAGACTCAACTCCTGAGACAATATAATTTGTATAAAGACAAATTACCAAAAAAAATAAAATCGCATTGATAAAAAGACCCCaaatgtaaaaatgaatGAACAACTGCTTAGAAACACGAAATGGATTGTAACGCTTGGAATCCTCAGCAGACAGTAATGCCACCTGTTTACCATGAACAGACCAACGATAAACAAATGGATTGTCACAACTTAAGATGCAAAAAAACGCCCCTAAAAGAAAAAATAAATTAACTAATAAGTCTAAATAATAGACCATTGTAGTTAAGACATGTATTACATGACGGTGTGGAGCTGAGCAAGTGGTTATCACCACGATACAACACCTATCAAGCCACACATCGACACTCTATACAGTAATTCTATTTGATACATCATGGGAGAAGATAAACCCGAGTATAGAGCCAATGAGTGCTATGAAGCACTGCTCGATCTCAAGAGCATCTTTCCTACATGGAGCGACACACAAAATAATTTTAACTACCATTGGAGTGATGTATTGACATCAACCACAAAAGGAGCAGAATCTGAAAAACAGACTGTTCAGTTCTATCTCGATGCTATGAAGCCACTAATTGAATCAAAAGGTGAAGGAATCGAAGCACAAACCGCAATTGATATTGTATCTAAACTAGACGAACGTAGAAAAGAACGTGATAATACTTTTACACCATACAAACTAGAAGATTTGTTAAGCAAAGATACTAGTGCTATCAAACCAAAACCAATCGTCAAGAAACAGCCTGCGCCTAGAAGACCAGCTGCTGAAATAACTTCAGATGTAATATCGGAAGGAGGACATGCATACGGAACTAGAACACGATCTAGGAAGCTAAGAGCAAGTCAAACAGATGATGGAGATGGAGCTAAATTGGAATACAGCTCATCAGGATTTGGAACACATCTCAAAAAAGGATTCTTCTCAGACTACGTTTGGGATTTCCTCGTACCAACAGGTGAGGTATGTATTAGATCTACGTAGTAATAGAATGCTTTGTGTGAACACTTATCGATTCCTTCCAGGaaaatgaatatgataAAGAAACTGAACGCGACCCAGCGGACAATATAGAGCTAGAAGACGACGGCACACCAAAAAGAGCTAAACGATCAAGGAAATAGAGATTATTAGATTCAGCCCTTGGATGGCCgcaatattttaaatacCTGCCGCAGTTTATGCTGCATACGCGCAGacataatatacacatcgGAAGATGGAACACCTAAAATGGACCATACAATAAATTTAGTAAAACGAACATTATACAGATACAATAGGCGAAATGTGATCATATATAAGTGGCCCCTTAGGCCACAACTGGCCCATATTACCTCCAATGTAGTCAACAACGCTAAAAAACAGCCTTCCTGGTTTCACAACCAAGAAGAGCATACAAAAAACTTATCTGGTGATAGTACTACTTACAATACGATTTACCTCAATGAAACTTGTATGCAAATGGACCAGTTAATGTCAAAATGCGAAGACTACGAAGATTTACTAGTGTTGTTAGTGACACATAGAGGTGAGTAAACTAAAACATTGTTAACAACAACAGGCGCTATGTACCTACATAACTTGGTGACGGCAATCAAAATGTTACAAGCGTTCGTGGAACGTGATGTTACCAGGAATATGCAACCTGACAAAGAAGACATATTTGCCGGATATCATCAAATATTTAAAACAACACAAACAGACTCTAAAGAATGTAGAGCTAATACAAACCTAATTGGAACTACAAAGAGTGCAATCCAAAACACTGATCAACACTCTATATCAAAGGTAGTATCAGCAACTGATATTACTGCAGATGAACAATCAATATCTTCGCCCGAAACTTCTGGTCTGGCAAAGGAAATATCCACCAATGTTCCACAAAGCGGGAACACAGCATTGGTATTGAGCAATGAGATTGGACTAACACCAACACAACTTGACATTGTTCAAAGAGCGAAGGATGAAGTTCTAGTACATTTTGAAAATCCAGCTAATAAGCATTATCTGGAATGTAGGCAGCATAGTATGCCTGTGGCTGAAGCAATAGTCAGAGATGAGAGATACGACCTCCTGCTACATGACCTCTATGAAAATAGAACTAAGTTAGATCCTGAATCAGCATGCCATGTAGTAATCGCACTGGATGTACTAAAACACAAACACTATAGGTTACTCAGTGGAATATTGAGACATCTCCTTAAAATACCACTATATGAAGATATACCAACAGGAAACCATTATGGGAAACTGTTACTTAAAGCATGCCAATGCTTTATAAGAGCAGGATTTTATGATAGCCCATTATATTCTAAAGTGTACACGGAGATATACAGGAAGAGGATAGAATACAATATAAACCTAGATAAAGAAGCCATACTTGAGTCCTTGAGGCTGTTCTCTAACGTAGATACATACGATCCTTTGGTATTCAAAGAAGCAGCAAGGGTCATTACACGTATGCATCTCAACTCAACCGAAATCGCAGATATCGCTAGTGCCTATGCAGCACATCGCAATTATACAAAAGTACATGATGATGTTATGGTGTGGACATCAAGGCAATTGGCAGAACGTATTGAAGAATTCGACACGCCAGATATTGCCAGATGTGTACATGTCTTttcaaaaatgaaattgtaTTTTAAACCCGCATACGATGCCATAGCTAACCGTATAACGGAAGAACTAGAAACTGCCACAAGAAGATTTGCAAAGACTACATTGACAATACCACAAATTGCTATGATAACGCAGCACGTATCCAACTTTGCACCGAAAACGCCAACTACACTCAATTTGATACAAAAGGTGCTACTCTATCTTGAGGAATATATTGACCATATTGACGAAAAAACTGCAATCAACTTGGCACTCTCCATATGCGCAAACATGGCACATGGTATGTTAGAAATAGTGTTTATAACAATTGCAGAGgtaaatacatatataagCCCATTTCTGCTGCGAAAAATAGGCAGTGGTACCGACTGGGAACAGTGCAAATATACCATTTTTGTTATGTGGCTCTACCACCTGAAAAACGCACCAGAAGCAGCATCATCTATACACAAaagatgtatatatgaagGGATGCGTGAATGGCTATTGAGGCATGGAAATGGTACACAATTTAGACAGGAACTTGATGAAGTAGCTGATATACTCCAAACTGAACtaggggtatgttataACCATTGGCGCAATAACTTGCAGATtatgaatatatcacatatgAAGCATACGGATAATATAGATCTAGATGCATTGGATACCGTCTATAAAGACTCTGTGGATGCCATATCGTCTATAGACGTACTCATAGATAACACCCTTCACAGAGTAGTCATCAATGAAACGGCTTGCAGGAACTATATAGATAGACCCATAGGACCCGACCTCTTGATACTAAATATGCTGGAATCACACGGAGTCCATGTACACTCAATCAACTTCCAGCATTGGAGATCAATGGAAAGGAAAGATAAAATAAGCTTTCTTAGAAATAAATTCGGTGACCCAGATACTCAATAAAGTATAGTACCGTTCATTAACATGGTTTCATTTAATCGTATCATATAGAATAGATAAAAAGTCATGTGGGCCGGTAGGGATTCCTCATGGTAATCAGATTAAAGCCATCTATGTCACTTTGAAATGGAATCCAGTTATGCCACACTCTAACACaatagtatatatgaatacaTCCTAGTACCACTCTACAAATATAGTTCTAGAGataaatggatatacacTACAACACGAACTATGGAagtaatatatcattttgaCCATTAGGTACTGGTTTGTCGACGAACACCGCGCTTAATCTCTGATTCAAGATCGAAGATAAAAGAAACGCAGTCCCTCACACGCAGTGATACAAGTCGCTTTAAACAACGAATGCAGTCTCCACCTGACTGTGATCCACCACCAGCTGGTGGTATATTATTACGCCACAAAGGGATCGAAGACCAGGACTCAACAGTCTTACCCTGCCATTCGAACCAGGCATAACCGCAAGGACCTACATTAGATTGGTGGAACAGCATTAACCAGGGAAAGACCTTTTTATAATTAGTCATCATGCAACTGCTGAAGAATGGACGGCGATACCAACATAAACTCAACTTGTAGTTGTCAATCATATCAACATAACGCTCACAACGGCCAAGCCAACCACAATCATTCCCAAGGATCCCAACTGCATAGGACATCATAACATCACGACGACGAGTACTCTCGACACAGGCAGCGTCAGCAGCTGCAGAAGCGAAATCTACACCTAGAAGGCCAATGTGATCCTGAGAAGGTAATGAATTAAGTTCAAACATGGAAAGATGCGATGAAGAAGTGGTCACTGATAAGTCATCTGGGATAGAGGGCTCGGTGCATATAGAATCTGTATCCACATCCGTATTGCTGCATTTTAGAGATACGTGGCAAGTGCACGATTCATTCTCGCCAACCTTATACCACGGAGTCAAATAAAACGGAACACTTAATATGGCATACAGATAagaatatatcaatgttatCACAGCCATGGTGCCAAAGTTACGAGCTTCATTTTTGACAACCGACATTTTAGACGATGCAATGTCATTCAACATACGGCATACAATGCGTAACAACTCATTAAAACGCTTGAGAATCGTTGGTAACTTCTGATTACGGTAATCATCTCGACGTCCCGGCGCAAACAATGCCAGCATCAGCCTTCCATATACCCTATTTGAGTACATGCGCTGTAACAAGGGCTTAGTGTAGTTGCTGTAACAGTCCGAATcgtataaaatataattaaacAAGTCATCAAACTCAGAAGCCAAATACGATATCTCAGCTAAACGACCATTACAATCATAGTCTGGAAAATCCGAATTGGAGTCATGAGACATAGTACCAGACTTGCTGTTATATAAACTCTCAAACTCAAGCAGTGCAGCCAAAAATGACTCTCGAGAACCAGGATTCATTAATCCTAAATAAGGACCTGGCAATGAACCACTTTGGGGTACATTGTGTAAACCGATAAAAAGGACATTATTCAAACCAAGGCATAACGATAGCAAATTGAGGCAACTGACCTTAGGATCAGTCAAATGTATCAATGCCTTCCGATGTGGAATTATGTCAAAAATGCGTAAACTACGCTCCAAGGCGCATTCTAGGGATTGCCAATCTTCACATACCTGCTGATGAAATACACAGTAAAGATCAGCACTTATACAATCACGTTTGGGAGCTACATTGTAATTGCTTTCGTCAAAGTTACTATGCCACAATTTGCGATAAGACAGTGATTGAGTGAATGTGATAGCATCGGAACCTGTAAGGGTTTCACTTATTGCAGTGCCTATGGCACATTTCTGACGTAATAACTCAATCAAATTCTCGCCATGAACGGCAGACATGAACCGACTGATCTCTTCATCGAATCCACTTCCAGATTCCAGAGAAGCCTCAGCACGCGACATTGAAGAAACTCATCCCAAAATGTAATTCACTATGCGCAGCGACTATGAGAACCAACTTAATCAGCGTCTATGCTGCtatatgtgtaacatgACCAGTAATGTGTCCAGATATAACAGAAGCGGTATAGCAAGCATCAAAGAACCGCTATAGTTAACTTACATAGAAGTAATCTAAACCATAATGTGCATAAACAAGCATATAATAGAATTAGTGTTAACTAATCACCAGCCGATTGCTACACAGAGCGTAGAGGCATGATCTACTGTTAAAGTATTGAGGGAAACAACCTGGATTCTATGGCGCAATAAAGCATTATAACCGTTGATTTTACAACAGTGGTATTCTTTGATAGTAAATATACCAAATGGAATAGTGCAATTTATCTTGCTAGGCTAGGTGTAACGATCTACTCAAGTGGCACGCACACATGGTTGACGCAGAAGTAGTTTAAACATTTATGTTTAGAACTAAAATGTTCATCAATATGAGGTTAAAGGAACATATGTTATGGATTACTTAATCCGGAGACAGTTAATCTAATTATGTCGAGTATTACTGAGGGTAACCAACCGCAGTCGGTGCTATGTCATGTCCAACATGACGAAGAAGGTGACAAAGATATCGCATCGCTACTCCCACAACTTGAACGTGGTTGTCAGATTCGTGATACGCTTTTCAATGATGTGATCAGAGGTTTTCAAAACAATGTAGCAGTCTCACAACAGGTCAGTGCATTGTCTATCCTGAGGCAGTCTATATATGCCTATTACGGTGATGAATACACTACGGAAGTCACCGGGAGAGTACTTACTCGAGAATCAACAGAACAACTTTTAACTGAGGAATCACTGTATCAATATGTGTTTAATAGAGTCCTATCAGGTGAATTATACCCAAACAAAGACATCATAGCTGAGTTCCTCAAAGTTGTACTCGCTATGACAGAATGTTTCCCAATAGATAAATATCCCATATTATTGAACGTAGATCTGGTGCAAGATATATTGCTGATGATGGAGCGTATATCGACCGTCTATAGTCGGCCCGAAGTGGAAGACGGTATATGTTCAACGGGGCTCTCCATAGTCAAGAATATGATGAAAGTAATGGACTTACCTCTTGAAGTACTTTATAAAAGCTTGAAATTAGTACTTCGGAATGGAAATTCTGCAACAGTAGACTTTTGTCATCTACTGCTTACAAAAGAGCTCTTGCCCATCCTTAAAAACAAAACTGTCTCCgtaatatataactcaCCACGAGGAAGTAGACCACAAATGCTACACGAATGCATAAAGTCCTTGCAAATGATTTTATCCTCTTGTAAACAACATGAATTAGAATCCAAAATATGCAGAACACTGGTATCTGTCTGCGAGTACTCATCTGGAATTGATTTACTGATGGAACGACAATTTTTACCAGCTATCGTCAACTTGGCAAACAGAGCAGTTTTTAGGTATGAAGCCATAATGAAGGAGCTTGAAAGAAGCAAAGGAATGTTTGACGCCACGAGTGCCATGAAAGTTGGTGAAAGCATAACTTCAGACGTACATCAAGTAACCTTTGATGCAGTATCAGTGATCAGTAAAATGGCATTCAAAGGGAATAGAAGACAGATTATGTACCTACTGGAATTTGGCATAATAGATGAATTAGTAAAGTTGGTCAACTGTCCAATATCCACATCCATAGTTAAAACTAGGGTCGCAAATGCATTGGGAAACATGGCATACGAATCGGATAGAGAAGTGCAAGCGATCATTAACGCAAAAGCAATTCCCGCACTCGTGAATGCATATGAAAGAACAATCGACCATAATACAAAACTAGAAGCAGCGTACGCTATATGCGCATGCGCAGCCAAAGCCAATCGACAACaattgaaatatatcatatcgTGTAACGGAACTTATGGGTTCCTTGGTAAGTGATGTCGAAAGTGTTAATACCTATTACAGACGGCATTGACGGTATCGCATTAATATCTGTTTTCATGGATCTTGTCTGTAAAAACGACCCTGGATTAGAAGGGAACATACGACTGTGTCAAATCGTGCTCAACGCCACCGAGAACATACTCAACATTGGCaacatggaatccaagGAATATCGATTACCAGAAAATCCTTACGCAGAATTGCTAAAACAACACGAAGGAGATATAAAACTTGCAAAACTATCAATGTTCCCAAATTATCAAATCGCGAAAAGAGCGTTACAACTGAGCAGAAGGTACTTCAATCACCCTAAAGTATGGAGTACATTATACTGCTAAATCATGAAGCAGGGTGGAAATAAGACACAGAAAGACTATACATTCAATGATATAACATTTGACGTCTAAGTAAAATTGTATATGCACACTACATGGCGCATACACATAGTATCACATAG
This window harbors:
- a CDS encoding LCCL domain-containing protein CCP2; the encoded protein is MVAIKTVFAASIVAAKAVRAIRYLEVPKDNAGNDRTDVTPESQKHTSGNIKDLETHHEDVRNIPGSQKKQGLQVPGAAETSDTTTKVQNEPSSDGTTVPNTGTDTSNSTLENSVKETNAGINRTKTLYGAIAANADSTFKALGSAGYRKYDATNAITKSGGYWCSEPNVLPDAVVSWTGELRGPRVLTGVSIFWVYAPQYVAVLAKRSREDEFEEVAPFQTVDPSEMTSVIQFKRKVDAQFVKIAMKGQINTYFGIDFVQFHGEPNPIFTIQAGITSIEDLCLQADETNDVVLDSCISAIASFKYNDIWAYNEKRQLYNPVSRLCMTLDYMVDTSEAIVVMRDCRKDGINSWDILPNNQIKVRMPGNLCVSQAGSSAGLANVALNKIATSSLPMKNDKSHNAESAVDGNLQSYWASESFTADSIPDKVEFIVNLQEQYKIRKLEIEWEAPALTYNIYTKLETDWILVEKIHASTSSKTVNDMHNVKARVIKLELIKPNPEYMNKNGQMHYGITSFAAYSNRLRTIVESCESAKKTKDARDKYFLQSVFEVDLHSGEPLIAAEKAIDTLVDNISNKITQIENLYSKMQHCKRTQVNALKRARDLEHIYEEVANKVYRFETQLELSSEPMLDEHLPADCIEIKNRGESSPSGFYHVYPPCATHSIRVYCDMYTGASYFLAEIESGWIGLERVYNTCRKYGLEPIHVHHKSQIDSISIMLKTMDIKDGLYPIAVKVGKRLKSLDLVEDVTDAIGTKDIHDNIAAVGIEGLQLIDGTKVDMSGIICSSNYSSIRLPPDVVKLGCKTRITEVPKLNEAALGVPIQIKCPQNCSLNSDDLECEGGNDGLYSIRTPICIAAIHSGEYSRNVTLEVKKAAAPTEFEGFYQNGIESTSVPSMVGDVAFTVERIQDECTYHKVEPKVNRNQKKSKPSVTVKPKSKVSTPTRLFNNPLKIDPATGDAIGALVTQVNQKSGKAAPVFLELFHHHTSETIAGAIQHIKLADMQRQPIEEIMNKLDDGVQNMENKIKWLAARVMYKKKPLIEGIKNMNRENAINRSYEPWSATAVTQSNLFEQFRAITVGDVQGVPKWTVSQLSLKGTAETVISQTSEFGVKGPLSGAMLCVSNAQYYDFIYSGALFPGGSGTLGMAFRVVDEDNYYLFQMVQLNGGYKRLIRVVNGDPYEIAKIEDGGFVDGVWYTIRIEARQCRIGIAVIQGLEPVFDIPNNSIDVIDCTHTSGSVGIFSGQINLVHFAKLHTETLPCLRYDKPPPPPKPPICSLYRETYATGITTNWRIVANGGQWNFEENVGGEPKVMAHRQHQTVDNNPEPSMALLKGGRSCKAGVFRTAMFPQCDPTGAMGLLVHFIDGGNYVSFECTGRQCAIIQMHKGMKNTLATTELAKIITGQWNFAEVVFRKDAVTASIGTLEPEAIFINTAIIEEVELGGTVGLYSMGCAGCAFAEIGLKPNYAGSTQPNVQQKNATEEQCLAVDRLEHCKSIAPSKIAACEADYCAMCCEQHHIDAPTAQDICYQRCRGQDHLAVLLQTTADTYWRQCAQKLDSQNNTQNAEAITDCELCCESTRIIQGVPNSVNRAAKTRCKTLCNT
- a CDS encoding 3-oxo-5-alpha-steroid 4-dehydrogenase family protein; translated protein: MVYYLDLLVNLFFLLGAFFCILSCDNPFVYRWSVHGKQVALLSAEDSKRYNPFRVSKQLFIHFYIWGLFINAILFFLELSLWNLFNPFRALFGVHLIRRYLEQKYLFNVLPSSSMHFTAYIFGACYYFFVPIALCHPDYHISALHVAAFIVSQYMQFKSHYILHTTKRGSRRFGEVTYGVPTGGLFNYILCPHYCSEVIVYLSLLCNVEMFSCFFFVSTAMIVQALSHRKWYIAAFLPSELHTVYSIVPYVI